The Candidatus Nanopelagicales bacterium nucleotide sequence GGTGTATGCCCGGGCCGCATTCGCCGATCACGGCAGCCCCTACGGCGCACACAACGGTGGGATGCCACACGGCATGAGGTTCAAGCAACCCACACCACGCCCGCGCGGGACATCAGCCACCGGCGGTGCAGAGCCCACCGCGGACGACCCCGGCGAGTACTACTAACAACCAGATCTGCACCCCCGGTCCACTGCGTTCGGAAAGCGTGCGCATCGATGAAAGGAGAGCGTCATGATCGATCCAACACGCACGAGTCTGGACCGCCTGACTCGAGAGACGACGCGGGACCAGGCGAACCATCGACGGCTGGACGGCGTTGTCTCAGGCGTCGAAGACCCAGCAGCCGATGCATCGTCCAATGCGACGTTGCTGACCAGCGAGCAGGTTGATCAGCTACGCCTTCGGCACGAAGCTGGAGAGTCTCTGAACTCACTTGCTCGCGAGTTCCGGACTACCTGCGCCAGCCTGCTGCAACTCGTGGTGAGACGGTGGTAAGCACTGACCGTTCGGGCTCGACTCAATCCAACAACACCACCGAGGTGATCAGAATGTACGCCCGGCACGTATTGGCATCGCCGAGCGTGGCGACTGGCTCCCGGTCGCAGCTGAGTGTCGGCGAGGCTGTCGCCGAGCAAGGGCAAGGCAATAGCGCCGGATAGAGGAGGCGTCCATGGTGTCCACCAAGTCGACTGTTCGGGTACAGAGGATCTATGAAGGATCTGATTCGCAGGATGGGTTGAGGATCCTGGTGGATCGCATTTGGCCGCGTGGAATGACAAGAACAGCCGCACGCCTTGACGAATGGTGCAAGCAGATAGCACCCTCCACCGAGTTGCGGACCTGGTACAAGCACGAGCCGGCATTGTTCACCGAGTTCGTCGACCGCTATCAGGTCGAACTGCAAGCCCCGGAAAGGGCTGCGGCGCTCGATCATTTGCGCGCATTGGCCGAGAATCACACACTCACGTTGCTGACCGCTACCAAACGAATCGACATCAGCCATGCTCAGGTGATAGCTGATCTGCTTCATGCCTGAAGTAGTGGCGCTCGGCGCCTTCGAATGGCAGGCGGCTTTCCGGCTCTACCAGTGATAGCCAGCCCGGCGATTCGGTGAGACCCAGTACACAGGTCAGCTAGCCGAACTTCACAAACGCGCTACCGTTGCGCACTACCTGTGCGAGACCCCCAAATTCTCTGCGCAGACCGATCTGGTCCTGCGACGCGCGAATTTTCCGGTACGCCGCTGGCATAATCACGCGATGTGAGGTGGATCAGCGCGTACCAGTTTGATCGTTTGCCAGTTGATGCTCCGATCTCCGTCGAGCTAGATGGCGTCGTGGTGTGTCTTGTGCGCACCTGCGAGGAGGTCTTCGCCATCAACGACGAGTGCACCCACGCCGAAGTCCCGCTCTCGGAGGGCGAGGTCGATGCCTGCGCGATCGAGTGCTGGCTGCACGGGTCACGGTTTGACCTGCGAAGCGGCGCTGTACTCAATCCACCCGCCACCAGTCCGGTCATGACTTTCGCCGTCCGAGTAGCCGATGGCGACGTCCAGGTCGCGCTGCCCTGATGGGAGCGGGATGGACGAACTGCGGAACAATTTCCGCCAGCTCCAGGCCGCGCGCTATGTTGAGGCATGACTGAATCTTGGACGTTCGCAGTGAAGCGCGATGACCTGGCTGCGACGACCATGTTGGCGACCGAGCTTCCAGAACTCGCTGATGGCGAGGTTCTGCTCAAGGTTGATCGAGTTGGGCTCACAACTAACAACGTCACGTACGCGGTGCTCGGAGCGACTGCCTTTCGCTATTGGGACTTCTTCCCAACGGAACCCGGGCTTGGGATCGTGCCCGTCTGGGGATTCGCGAGCGTCGAAGCCTCCAATACCGTCGGAGTGGAAGTCGGTTCACGGGTCTACGGATACCTCCCGACCGCGAGCCACCTGATCGTGAAGACAGGTCGGATAGACGAGCGTGGTTTCAACGACGTTAGTGCCCACCGTGCCGACTTACCATCGCCCTACAATGCCTATGCATTGACGAGCACGGATCCGTCTTACAGCGCCGCCGACGAGGACCTCCACATTCTGTTTCGCCCACTGTTCTGGACCTCATTCATGCTGGCGGATCAGGTAGTCGACAAAGGTTTTTACGACGCTGCTCAGATCGTCTTCTCGTCGGCGTCGAGCAAGACCGCGTACGGCACGGCAGCGATGTTGAAAGACCAGGGCCGCGACATCGTGGGGCTCACGTCGGCACGCAATGTCGGATTCACCGAGGGCCTGGGCTGCTATGACGCAGTCGTCTCCTACGACGACATTGATCAGCTCGCCGACATGCCAACGGCCTACATCGACTTCGCGGGTAGCCGCGGCACATTGGGCGCGCTGCGCGATCACTTGGGCGAACGTTTGGTCCGCGAGGTGATCGTTGGCGTGACCCACCAGGAGTCAGCCGGTCCCGACGCTCTCGGCAATCCTCGAGCCACGGTCTTCTTCGCCCCCGATCAGATTCGCAAGCGCACGGCCGACTGGGGACGTGCTGGGCTGGATCAGAAGCTCGCAGATGCGTGGAGCGAGTTTGTTCCACACGCTCGGGAGTGGGTCGACGTCGTGGTTGGCCGAGGTCCGGAAGCGATCAAAGCCGCGTGGCTCGACGTTCTCGACGGAACCGCGCCCCCGCGCACCGGGCATGTACTGGCTTTGTAGATCGCAACGGGAAGACAGATCCGAGATCCTCTGCTACCCCGCTGAAACGGCATCCCGCCGCTGTGGGTCAAAGGTGGAGCGCGTATCGGAAGGAAGTACTTCTGCGTCCGGTGCGAGCTCACCGGAACCTGGACCAGTAGACAGGGTGTGAGCCCCAGTGGCACGGGCTCCATCAGTGCTGGTTGACCGGCGACTTCTACGGAGGGTGTCTGCTTTCTCAGGGAACCTCACTTCCCCACCATGATGGGCATCACAACCACCTCACCAAACGATCAGGTGTTGCAACGACCCCATGAATCGAAGCCCCGTCAAACAACCAGGGCGCGGCCGCGGCAATCGACAGGCAGACCCGAAACCACTAACTCACCGGTTCGATTGAAGGGAACGTCCACGTTCCGTCGAGAACCTCCGGCCTTGGCCGGTAAAGCCGCACGGTGTAATTCCAACCGTCCATCAGCTCGAGGCAGTTCGACCGACCATCCGCGCAACCCCCAAAGTGAACGATTACCGTCCCATCCGCCTCAGGAACCGCCGTCAGCTGGTTCACACTGCAGCCGCCATCGGTCCCCTCCTCAAGAAAGCCCTTCGCGTTGTACAAGGAGATGGACCAGAAGGCATCCACTGGGACCTCACCGACCGTGATCCGGTACTCGCCGACCGGTAGACCCGGATCCACCGTTGCGTAGATCGCTTCACGCTCTGGGAGACCGCCCCAGCCGATCGCTGTCCCGATGAGATGACGGACTGACTCAACATCTTCACGACGGCCGAACATCTTCGAAGCCCCACCCACGGTACGACCCAGCGAGATCAGGGCGTCGCGCACTTCGTTGAATGACTGCGAGTCGTAGTTCGGCATTTCCAACGGTACGGCCGATTCGGCCGTCAGCTGCAGACCATCCTGAACGGCGTTGGCGGCGCTGACATCTGCCGGGTTCGCGGGATCGGCAAGGACGCGTACCGCTAGCGCCACATAGCGCGTTTCATGGTCCGTGATGCTGAGGCTGTGATCGCCAGCCTCGTGTAGCACCGCGTTGGCGTAGTGGTCCTGGTTGATGACTTCAACTGAGATGTAGCGGCCGCCCGCATCGGGGATCGTGAGAACAGCATCTTCGGCCAAATCCACGATCGCGAAGCTGTACAGCGTGTCACGATTCATTCGGACGACAGTCTGTTCATCCAACGGGGTGGGGACGCGGACATGCTGGAAGTGATTGATCCCGCCGCCACGTGCCATCAGGTCGGACATCATCCTATTCGTCTCCGCACGTACAAAGTTGTCAACATTTACCTTGACGGCTGATGCCATGAGCGAGTCACATCCAAGTGTCGAAGTTGGCGATCCCACCGACTGGGTGCCCTGAGATAGCTGCTCGGACTGCATTCACAACGCCGAGGATCACGTAG carries:
- a CDS encoding DUF488 family protein → MVSTKSTVRVQRIYEGSDSQDGLRILVDRIWPRGMTRTAARLDEWCKQIAPSTELRTWYKHEPALFTEFVDRYQVELQAPERAAALDHLRALAENHTLTLLTATKRIDISHAQVIADLLHA
- a CDS encoding non-heme iron oxygenase ferredoxin subunit: MSAYQFDRLPVDAPISVELDGVVVCLVRTCEEVFAINDECTHAEVPLSEGEVDACAIECWLHGSRFDLRSGAVLNPPATSPVMTFAVRVADGDVQVALP
- a CDS encoding DUF2855 family protein, whose amino-acid sequence is MTESWTFAVKRDDLAATTMLATELPELADGEVLLKVDRVGLTTNNVTYAVLGATAFRYWDFFPTEPGLGIVPVWGFASVEASNTVGVEVGSRVYGYLPTASHLIVKTGRIDERGFNDVSAHRADLPSPYNAYALTSTDPSYSAADEDLHILFRPLFWTSFMLADQVVDKGFYDAAQIVFSSASSKTAYGTAAMLKDQGRDIVGLTSARNVGFTEGLGCYDAVVSYDDIDQLADMPTAYIDFAGSRGTLGALRDHLGERLVREVIVGVTHQESAGPDALGNPRATVFFAPDQIRKRTADWGRAGLDQKLADAWSEFVPHAREWVDVVVGRGPEAIKAAWLDVLDGTAPPRTGHVLAL
- a CDS encoding DUF1254 domain-containing protein, with protein sequence MASAVKVNVDNFVRAETNRMMSDLMARGGGINHFQHVRVPTPLDEQTVVRMNRDTLYSFAIVDLAEDAVLTIPDAGGRYISVEVINQDHYANAVLHEAGDHSLSITDHETRYVALAVRVLADPANPADVSAANAVQDGLQLTAESAVPLEMPNYDSQSFNEVRDALISLGRTVGGASKMFGRREDVESVRHLIGTAIGWGGLPEREAIYATVDPGLPVGEYRITVGEVPVDAFWSISLYNAKGFLEEGTDGGCSVNQLTAVPEADGTVIVHFGGCADGRSNCLELMDGWNYTVRLYRPRPEVLDGTWTFPSIEPVS